One stretch of Roseimicrobium sp. ORNL1 DNA includes these proteins:
- the hflC gene encoding protease modulator HflC — MKPATLALAAFGGFVFLVLLFSSAYTVSEVEQVIITEFGKPVGQPVNEDPAKSEAGLHFKVPFIQTVNRFDKRILEWDGPAMEMPTKDKLYVVVDNFARWRISDPRAYLEQLNNERTAQSRLSTIIGNATMNVIASHDLIEVIRSDKTRKLTVDPDLAEVNPNAANLPAIQRGRAVLDQEIFKIAAGEVKRVGIELLDVRFKRINYNARVTEKIYDRMVSERQQIAERFRSEGAGEAAKITGRKEKDLREIESGAYRTVQELQGKADAQATEIYAKAYSTRPGAADFYQFLKTLETYKTTLGRDSTVILTTDSDFFKYLKHIAPESRTNANGVPSAPAPSPVQTPAPVPTPLAVPPPASPPPQP, encoded by the coding sequence ATGAAGCCTGCTACACTCGCACTGGCTGCCTTTGGGGGATTTGTCTTCCTCGTCCTCCTTTTCAGCAGCGCCTACACCGTCTCCGAGGTGGAGCAGGTGATCATCACCGAGTTTGGCAAACCGGTGGGACAGCCCGTCAATGAGGATCCCGCGAAGAGCGAGGCCGGATTGCATTTTAAGGTGCCCTTCATCCAGACAGTGAACCGCTTCGACAAGCGCATCCTCGAGTGGGATGGACCTGCGATGGAGATGCCAACCAAGGACAAGCTCTATGTCGTGGTAGACAACTTCGCACGCTGGCGCATTTCCGATCCGCGCGCGTATCTGGAACAGCTCAACAATGAGCGCACTGCCCAGTCCCGCCTCTCGACCATCATCGGGAATGCCACCATGAATGTCATTGCCAGCCATGACCTCATTGAAGTCATCCGCTCGGACAAGACACGCAAGCTGACGGTGGATCCCGATCTTGCCGAGGTGAATCCCAATGCCGCCAACTTGCCCGCCATTCAGCGCGGACGCGCGGTGCTGGATCAGGAGATCTTCAAGATTGCCGCTGGGGAAGTGAAACGCGTTGGGATTGAATTGCTGGATGTCCGCTTCAAGCGCATCAACTACAACGCCAGGGTCACGGAAAAGATCTATGATCGCATGGTCAGTGAGCGGCAACAGATTGCCGAGCGCTTCCGCTCCGAGGGGGCGGGCGAGGCGGCGAAGATCACCGGGCGGAAAGAAAAGGATCTCCGCGAGATTGAGTCGGGCGCGTACCGCACCGTCCAGGAACTGCAGGGCAAGGCGGATGCTCAGGCCACGGAGATCTACGCGAAAGCATACAGTACCCGTCCGGGCGCTGCGGATTTTTATCAATTCCTCAAAACGCTGGAGACCTACAAGACCACGCTCGGCCGCGACAGCACTGTGATCCTGACGACGGACAGTGACTTCTTCAAGTATCTGAAGCACATTGCGCCGGAGTCACGGACGAATGCAAATGGTGTGCCTTCTGCACCGGCACCATCACCAGTTCAAACTCCTGCACCGGTGCCAACGCCACTTGCGGTGCCGCCTCCAGCGAGTCCACCTCCGCAGCCCTAG
- a CDS encoding IS630 transposase-related protein, whose product MKSFSLDLRKRLVAGRRRGQSAEELARLFGVSKRSVERFWKRHVQEGTVEPKQRGGYRRSRLEGHDEVLHQWITQQPDLSLEEMCERLSKQLDIRIGTTALWHRLEKLGLSYKKNASRRRARAA is encoded by the coding sequence ATGAAGAGCTTCAGTCTGGATCTGCGCAAGCGACTGGTGGCCGGGCGACGCCGGGGACAAAGTGCCGAAGAACTCGCGCGACTCTTTGGCGTTTCCAAACGCAGTGTAGAACGCTTCTGGAAGCGTCATGTGCAAGAGGGCACTGTGGAACCCAAGCAGCGAGGTGGATACCGGCGCTCGCGTCTCGAGGGGCATGATGAGGTGCTGCATCAATGGATCACCCAACAACCTGATCTGAGTCTGGAGGAGATGTGTGAGCGTTTGAGCAAGCAGTTGGACATCCGCATTGGCACCACTGCCCTGTGGCATCGGCTTGAGAAGCTGGGCTTGAGCTATAAAAAAAACGCTTCACGCCGCCGAGCAAGAGCGGCCTGA
- a CDS encoding IS630 family transposase, whose product MQVARQLWREQQPQWDGHQLVFLDETGLNTKMSRLYGRSTRGQRCRCAVPFGHWHTATLVVALRHDRLCAPCVLDGPMNGPAFLAYIEQFLAPQLAAGDMVICDNLASHKVSGVAQAIEARGARLIYLPAYSPDLNPIEMAFAKLKAHLRRAAQRTFEGLETAVAQALDTFSPEHCANFFRHANYATN is encoded by the coding sequence TTGCAAGTCGCACGCCAGCTCTGGCGTGAGCAGCAGCCCCAATGGGACGGCCATCAACTGGTCTTCTTGGATGAGACAGGACTCAACACCAAAATGAGTCGGCTGTATGGGCGTTCTACTCGTGGACAACGCTGCCGCTGTGCGGTGCCCTTCGGCCACTGGCATACGGCGACATTGGTAGTGGCGCTGCGGCATGACCGCCTCTGTGCTCCTTGTGTTCTGGATGGTCCCATGAATGGACCTGCTTTTCTGGCCTACATCGAGCAGTTCCTGGCTCCGCAACTGGCCGCTGGCGACATGGTGATCTGCGATAACCTGGCCAGCCACAAAGTCAGTGGAGTGGCGCAGGCCATCGAAGCACGAGGAGCGCGCTTGATTTATCTGCCGGCGTACAGCCCTGACCTCAATCCCATTGAGATGGCCTTTGCCAAGCTCAAAGCCCACCTGCGCCGCGCAGCCCAACGCACTTTTGAAGGCCTGGAAACAGCCGTCGCACAAGCCCTGGACACTTTCTCACCAGAGCACTGCGCCAATTTTTTTCGTCATGCCAACTATGCGACAAATTAA
- a CDS encoding cysteine peptidase family C39 domain-containing protein, translated as MLDSDAAIQCHESHGASTGLGTLFLMNPLQFGVYVLGVACCWLGALLARRFPRQWWMALPLALLAIPCAVYGLYYARLWDEPVWLYELRSRPGTELLASLGGLLVGWCHWHLPKRFAGSLGFVSCFFVLWLSVPYLKQILSPLRKDELHEKWRDGVCMQSSSSTCGPASAATLLKAMGIEVTEKELAADAFSTSSGTENWYLNRAIENRGVDCSYVLRDPASSTLLYPAIAGVRLGARAGHFIAILGETPDHYIVGEPMSGRRLLRKDRMDRSGYEFTGFFMMLQKAAAKH; from the coding sequence GTGCTTGACTCCGACGCGGCCATCCAGTGTCATGAAAGCCATGGCGCATCCACCGGACTCGGCACTCTCTTCCTGATGAACCCCTTGCAATTCGGCGTGTATGTCCTCGGTGTGGCTTGCTGTTGGCTCGGAGCCCTGCTGGCACGGAGGTTTCCAAGGCAATGGTGGATGGCGCTGCCTCTGGCCCTTCTCGCAATTCCCTGCGCGGTTTATGGGCTCTACTACGCGCGCCTTTGGGACGAGCCGGTCTGGCTGTACGAGTTGCGCTCGCGGCCGGGTACCGAGCTGCTGGCATCCCTGGGCGGTTTGCTGGTGGGATGGTGCCACTGGCACCTGCCGAAGCGATTTGCCGGGTCGCTGGGGTTTGTCTCGTGCTTCTTCGTGCTGTGGTTGTCGGTCCCGTATCTCAAGCAGATCCTCAGCCCGCTGCGAAAAGACGAGCTTCATGAAAAGTGGAGGGATGGCGTGTGCATGCAGAGCTCCTCCTCCACCTGCGGCCCCGCCAGTGCGGCAACGCTTCTGAAAGCCATGGGCATTGAGGTGACGGAGAAGGAACTCGCTGCGGACGCCTTCTCAACGAGCAGCGGTACGGAGAACTGGTACCTGAACCGCGCCATCGAAAACCGTGGTGTGGACTGCTCCTATGTCCTGCGCGATCCAGCTTCCTCCACCCTGCTCTACCCGGCGATCGCGGGAGTGCGCCTGGGAGCGCGTGCAGGACATTTCATCGCCATCCTCGGAGAGACACCGGATCATTACATTGTCGGCGAGCCCATGTCCGGGCGCCGATTGCTGCGCAAGGACCGCATGGATCGCAGCGGCTATGAGTTCACCGGATTTTTCATGATGCTGCAAAAGGCAGCAGCAAAGCACTAG
- a CDS encoding sigma-70 family RNA polymerase sigma factor, translating into MTASPLLQLTNSPIRPAAVLAPQAKLRPVRSSRSYCMEEETDEAILQRVAARDEAAFAELYDRFSGPLFALARRVLNDEQEARDALQEGFLYLWDRAHDYDATKSKAFTWAVIIFRHKAIDRLRSVRRRAKLVEEATAELLPELDGSGVERADRAADRAERAGIVRRALEALPEAQRRSIEWAFLKGLTHYQLSEKFDEPLGTVKTNIRRGLLRLRDILKGGET; encoded by the coding sequence GTGACCGCCTCACCGCTGCTACAGCTTACGAATTCTCCGATTCGGCCTGCCGCTGTGCTCGCGCCACAGGCAAAGCTGCGCCCCGTGCGCTCATCCCGGAGCTACTGCATGGAGGAGGAAACAGACGAAGCCATTCTGCAACGCGTTGCCGCACGGGATGAGGCTGCGTTCGCCGAGCTGTACGATCGTTTTTCCGGCCCGCTCTTTGCCCTTGCCCGCCGGGTGCTCAATGATGAGCAGGAGGCCCGTGATGCCCTGCAGGAGGGCTTTCTCTATCTGTGGGATCGCGCTCATGACTACGATGCGACCAAGAGCAAGGCCTTTACCTGGGCGGTCATCATCTTCCGCCACAAGGCCATCGACCGGCTCCGCTCCGTGCGTCGCCGGGCGAAGCTGGTGGAGGAGGCAACGGCAGAACTCCTGCCTGAGCTCGATGGCTCCGGCGTGGAGCGGGCGGATCGTGCGGCTGACCGTGCAGAGCGAGCCGGCATCGTGCGCCGGGCTCTGGAGGCCCTGCCCGAGGCGCAGCGACGTTCCATTGAGTGGGCGTTTTTGAAAGGGTTGACCCACTACCAGCTTTCCGAGAAATTTGATGAACCTCTGGGAACGGTGAAGACCAATATCCGGCGCGGTCTGTTACGGCTGCGCGATATCTTGAAAGGAGGCGAGACATGA
- a CDS encoding anti-sigma factor — MTERQQEQIALHALDALTPEEVRLLEGEWRYDPRLREEHAELAEAAAEIVHLLPPETPPAEVREQLLATLKRQRRAKVTPISVAWKVVRSPWVAWAAAAAIAVSAAGLWTANRELSNRVTTLVKSEVAARGEVEDARAQREKLQTQVAEAGDKYAKLSAEAEQLRKGIAVASMEVSMLRASVKRYEEGEVLVVWDQSKQEGIIKLAHMPTVQPGKDYQLWVFCKQQRTPVNAGVVRVDEKGEASVIFHPVKHIAEVAKFAVSLEKEGGVPEVEGPVILASK, encoded by the coding sequence ATGACCGAACGGCAGCAGGAACAAATCGCCTTGCACGCGCTCGATGCACTCACGCCTGAAGAGGTGCGGCTGCTGGAGGGCGAGTGGCGCTATGATCCCCGCTTGCGTGAGGAGCATGCGGAACTCGCCGAGGCAGCCGCGGAAATCGTGCACCTGCTTCCGCCGGAGACACCGCCGGCGGAAGTGCGCGAGCAGCTTCTCGCGACCCTGAAACGCCAGCGCCGCGCGAAGGTCACTCCCATTTCCGTCGCCTGGAAAGTGGTGCGCAGCCCGTGGGTTGCCTGGGCCGCCGCTGCCGCGATTGCCGTGTCCGCAGCAGGCCTGTGGACCGCCAACCGTGAACTGAGCAACCGCGTCACCACCTTGGTGAAGAGTGAAGTCGCCGCACGAGGTGAGGTGGAGGATGCGAGGGCACAGCGGGAGAAACTGCAGACCCAGGTGGCGGAGGCAGGAGACAAATATGCCAAGCTCTCTGCAGAGGCGGAGCAACTCCGCAAGGGCATCGCTGTGGCCAGCATGGAAGTCTCCATGCTGCGGGCCAGTGTGAAGCGCTATGAAGAGGGGGAGGTACTGGTGGTCTGGGATCAATCCAAGCAGGAAGGGATCATCAAGTTGGCTCATATGCCGACGGTCCAGCCGGGCAAGGACTACCAGCTCTGGGTCTTCTGCAAACAACAGCGCACTCCGGTGAACGCTGGCGTGGTGAGGGTGGATGAGAAGGGTGAAGCCTCTGTCATCTTCCACCCGGTCAAGCACATCGCGGAAGTGGCAAAATTCGCCGTCAGCCTGGAGAAGGAAGGTGGCGTGCCGGAGGTGGAGGGCCCCGTCATCCTCGCCAGCAAGTAG
- a CDS encoding alpha/beta hydrolase — MVTIWVRLRLMVAILCALLALHVVVLIDTRLNWQFTLLATEYGHRIAIPALVLACTGTFLRGRDAHAGTALLFGSALVLLIPVWQMGNITRRLPAEMQAAFGERATRGVHRMSLTSLWLGLGKPAVKRIEEFVYAKPEKNDPLRIHFFRAEQRVAAPCIIVIHGGGWENGSATEFSNWSASWASQGYAVACVEYRLAPRHQWPAPREDMRQALAWLKAHADELDIDATRFVLLGRSAGGQIASASAVDLRDPAIRGCIAIYAPHDMMFARRFAFESDVLNSLRLLRNYLGGDPEEAAENYRGASAFSTADSHLCPTLLLHGTRDTFVWNMQSRRFAQRLGKLGVAHQLIELPWAVHGFDWPYDGPSGQITREAIDGFLHAVAAD; from the coding sequence ATGGTAACCATCTGGGTCCGTCTTCGGCTGATGGTTGCCATCTTGTGTGCGCTCCTCGCGTTGCATGTGGTGGTGCTCATCGATACCCGGTTGAACTGGCAGTTCACCTTGTTGGCCACCGAGTATGGACATCGGATCGCCATACCGGCTCTCGTGCTGGCCTGCACGGGCACGTTCCTCCGCGGGCGCGATGCGCACGCTGGCACAGCGCTATTGTTCGGATCCGCGCTGGTGTTGTTGATCCCGGTCTGGCAAATGGGAAACATCACGCGTCGATTGCCGGCGGAGATGCAGGCTGCCTTCGGTGAAAGGGCCACACGCGGGGTGCACCGGATGTCGCTCACTTCTCTTTGGCTGGGTCTGGGCAAGCCGGCGGTGAAGCGCATTGAGGAGTTTGTCTATGCAAAGCCTGAGAAGAATGACCCTCTGCGCATCCATTTCTTTCGCGCGGAGCAGCGTGTGGCGGCTCCGTGCATCATTGTGATTCACGGTGGTGGATGGGAGAACGGTTCGGCCACGGAGTTTTCAAACTGGAGCGCGTCCTGGGCTTCCCAAGGATATGCCGTGGCGTGTGTAGAGTATCGACTGGCGCCGCGGCATCAGTGGCCAGCTCCCCGGGAGGACATGAGGCAGGCACTCGCCTGGCTGAAAGCTCATGCGGATGAACTGGACATTGATGCGACGCGCTTTGTGCTTCTCGGTCGTAGTGCGGGTGGGCAGATTGCCAGCGCGAGTGCCGTCGATTTGCGTGATCCGGCGATCCGCGGTTGCATTGCCATCTATGCGCCGCACGACATGATGTTCGCACGTCGCTTCGCGTTCGAGTCGGATGTGCTCAATTCCCTGCGGCTCCTGCGCAACTATCTGGGAGGTGATCCTGAGGAAGCCGCGGAGAATTATCGTGGTGCTTCCGCGTTCTCGACAGCGGACAGTCATCTCTGTCCCACGCTGCTGCTGCACGGCACTCGAGATACGTTTGTGTGGAATATGCAGAGCAGGCGATTTGCCCAGCGGCTGGGCAAGTTGGGTGTGGCCCATCAGTTGATCGAGCTGCCGTGGGCCGTGCACGGTTTCGACTGGCCCTATGATGGTCCTTCCGGGCAGATCACACGGGAAGCGATCGATGGATTTCTCCACGCGGTGGCAGCGGATTGA
- a CDS encoding VOC family protein produces MKRLVVWFDVPVLDLDRAIAFYTAVLGEEVLKQEMGPGFVMGLLPGEEEVFGGCLYVSDETKPTDQGTMQYFNVNGRLRAAVEAAKTNGGVVRSDVEQIGPWGYRAIVLDSEGNRIALHSQTDS; encoded by the coding sequence ATGAAAAGACTCGTTGTCTGGTTCGATGTTCCCGTGCTCGACCTTGATCGGGCAATCGCATTTTACACCGCCGTGCTCGGCGAAGAAGTTCTCAAGCAGGAGATGGGCCCCGGCTTCGTGATGGGACTGCTTCCCGGCGAAGAAGAAGTGTTCGGAGGCTGTCTCTATGTCTCCGATGAAACCAAGCCCACCGATCAAGGTACGATGCAATACTTCAACGTGAACGGCAGGTTGCGTGCCGCAGTGGAAGCGGCCAAGACCAACGGCGGAGTGGTGCGCTCCGATGTGGAGCAGATTGGGCCATGGGGCTACCGTGCCATCGTGCTCGACAGCGAAGGCAACCGCATCGCCTTGCACTCGCAGACCGACTCCTGA
- a CDS encoding carbon-nitrogen hydrolase family protein, with protein MRIAHCQYESWVGDFEHNLKHVEEGLARADREQAEVVSFPECFLSGYPDTEDEARRGAFSMDSPQMARVLDLTSRFDPTLIVGFNELRGADLYNSVVVAHRGHVLGVYSKCAAYQKFHKQGREFPVFERNGVKFGVIICADGGYIEPVRILAAKGARIIFAPHFNYIRDTGLLSHFMKVRADHTARAIENSVYLVRGNNVVLDTAKSGITRSSGVGYGDSYVIDPGGEILVRSKRHVEDFICIDLDTSKGPDQAFGMSKSAWSFREFGGILEEALKHAKPA; from the coding sequence ATGCGTATCGCCCATTGCCAGTATGAATCGTGGGTAGGTGACTTCGAGCACAACCTCAAGCACGTGGAGGAGGGCTTGGCGCGCGCGGATCGGGAACAGGCGGAGGTCGTGTCCTTTCCCGAGTGTTTCCTTTCCGGCTATCCCGATACAGAGGACGAGGCGCGCCGCGGCGCCTTCTCCATGGACTCACCGCAAATGGCCAGGGTGTTGGATCTCACAAGCCGCTTCGACCCCACGCTGATCGTCGGCTTCAATGAACTGCGCGGTGCGGATCTCTACAACTCGGTGGTCGTGGCCCATCGTGGACACGTGCTGGGTGTGTACAGCAAATGCGCTGCCTACCAGAAGTTTCACAAGCAGGGGCGCGAGTTCCCAGTGTTCGAGCGGAATGGGGTGAAGTTCGGCGTCATCATCTGTGCGGACGGTGGCTATATCGAGCCCGTGCGCATTCTCGCTGCCAAGGGGGCACGCATCATCTTTGCGCCGCATTTCAACTACATCCGCGACACCGGGCTCCTCAGTCACTTCATGAAGGTGCGGGCGGATCACACGGCTCGCGCCATCGAAAACAGCGTGTACCTTGTGCGCGGAAACAATGTCGTACTGGACACTGCGAAGAGCGGTATCACCCGCAGTTCCGGCGTGGGCTATGGCGACAGCTATGTGATTGATCCCGGCGGAGAGATCCTGGTGCGCAGCAAGCGCCACGTGGAGGACTTCATTTGCATCGACCTGGATACCAGCAAAGGACCCGATCAGGCCTTTGGCATGAGCAAGTCGGCGTGGAGCTTTCGCGAGTTCGGTGGCATCCTTGAAGAGGCGCTGAAGCATGCGAAACCGGCTTGA